A section of the Citrus sinensis cultivar Valencia sweet orange chromosome 8, DVS_A1.0, whole genome shotgun sequence genome encodes:
- the LOC102609686 gene encoding presequence protease 2, chloroplastic/mitochondrial isoform X2 produces MERAALLRSLSCTSLASNRFYFRSFVPRAKFSSSSVAVARRNHHRLINNLTRRSLLRGDSRLHLSLSSYSLQFNKHFSSLSPRAVASPSTPSSPEVAEVSNEVAEKLGFEKVLEEFIGECKSKAVLFKHKKTGAEVMSVSNDDENKVFGIVFRTPPKDSTGIPHILEHSVLCGSRKYPLKEPFVELLKGSLNTFLNAFTYPDRTCYPVASTNTKDFYNLVDVYLDAVFFPKCVEDFQTFQQEGWHFELDNPSEDITYKGVVFNEMKGVYSQPDNILGRAAQQALFPDNAYGVDSGGDPKVIPKLTFEEFKEFHRKYYHPSNARIWFYGDDDPNERLRILSEYLNMFEASSAPNESIVEKQKLFSEPVRIIEKYPAGDAGDIKKKNMVCLNWLLSDKPLDLETELALGFLDHLMLGTPASPLRKILLESGLGDAIVGGGIEDELLQPQFSIGLKNVSEDDIQKVEELIMDTLKKLADEGFDSDAVEASMNTIEFSLRENNTGSFPRGLSLMLRSMGKWIYDMNPFEPLKYEKPLMALKARLAEEGPKAVFSPLIEKYILNNPHCVTVEMQPDPEKASRDEAAEKEILAKVKSSMAKEDLAELARATEELRLKQETPDPPEALRSVPSLSLRDIPKEPIRVPTEVGDINGVKVLQHDLFTNDVLYTEVVFDMSSLKQELLPLIPLFCQSLKEMGTKDLSFVQLDQLIGRKTGGISVYPFTSSIHGKEDPCCCMVVRGKAMAGQAEDLFNLFNCVLQEVQLTDQQRFKQFVSQSKARMENRLRGSGHGIAAARMDAKLNTAGWISEQMGGVSYLEFLQALEEKVDQDWAGISSSLEEIRRSFLSREGCLINITADGKNLKNSERFVGKFLDMLPTNSPVERVKWKAHLPSANEAIVIPTQVNYVGKAANIFETGYKLNGSAYVISKHISNVWLWDRVRVSGGAYGGFCDFDSHSGVFSFLSYRDPNLLKTLDIYDGTVDFLRELEMDDDTLTKAIIGTIGDVDAYQLPDAKGYSSLLRHLLGITEEERQRRREEILSTSLKDFKEFADVLEAIKDRGVAVAVASPDDVDAANKERANLFEVKKAL; encoded by the exons CTCTCCTTATCCTCTTACTCTCTTCAATTCAACAAACActtctcctctctctctcctcgCGCCGTCGCCTCTCCTTCCACTCCCTCATCTCCAG AGGTAGCTGAAGTCAGCAATGAAGTGGCGGAGAAGCTTGGATTCGAGAAGGTTTTGGAAGAGTTCATTGGAGAGTGTAAATCAAAGGCTGTGCTTTTCAAGCACAAGAAAACCGGTGCTGAGGTCATGTCTGTATCCAACGATGATGAGAACAAGGTCTTCGGCATTGTCTTTCGAACTCCTCC GAAGGATTCAACTGGGATTCCACACATATTGGAACACAGTGTGTTGTGTGGTTCAAGAAAGTATCCTTTGAAAGAACCATTCGTTGAATTGTTGAAAGGAAGCTTGAATACTTTTCTGAATGCATTCACATATCCTGATAGAACATGTTACCCGGTTGCTTCTACGAATACAAAG gatttttataatttggtCGATGTCTACTTAGATGCTGTCTTTTTCCCAAAGTGTGTGGAGGACTTCCAGACTTTTCAACAGGAGGGTTGGCATTTTGAGCTGGATAATCCTTCAGAGGATATAACTTATAAAG GTGTTGTTTTCAATGAGATGAAAGGTGTCTATTCACAGCCTGATAATATATTAGGGCGGGCTGCTCAACAG GCTTTATTTCCCGACAATGCATATGGTGTAGATAGCGGAGGTGATCCAAAAGTTATTCCAAAGCTGACATTTGAGGAGTTTAAG GAATTTCACCGTAAATATTACCACCCCAGCAATGCCAGGATATGGTTCTATGGAGACGATGATCCAAATGAACGCTTACGCATCCTGAGTG AGTATTTGAATATGTTTGAAGCAAGTTCAGCCCCAAATGAATCAATAGTTGAAAAACAGAAACTATTTTCAGAACCAGTCAGGATAATTGAGAAATACCCTGCTGGTGATGCTGGTGATattaagaagaagaacatGGTATGCCTTAATTGGTTGCTCTCAGATAAGCCCTTAGACTTGGAAACGGAACTTGCCCTTGGGTTCTTGGATCATCTTATGCTGGGAACTCCTGCTTCTCCCTTGAGGAAAATTTTACTAGAAAGTGGTCTTGGAGATGCCATTGTTGGTGGTGGGATTGAAGATGAACTCCTTCAGCCTCAATTTAGTATCGGATTGAAGAATGTTTCTGAAGATGACATTCAAAAGGTAGAAGAATTAATCATGGATACACTAAAAAAACTAGCAGACGAAGGTTTTGATAGTGATGCTGTAGAGGCATCCATGAATACAATAGAGTTTTCTCTCAGGGAAAATAATACTGGGTCATTTCCTCGTGGCTTATCACTGATGCTTCGATCCATG GGTAAATGGATATATGATATGAATCCATTTGAGCCATTGAAGTATGAGAAACCCTTGATGGCCCTTAAAGCACGATTAGCTGAGGAGGGCCCCAAAGCTGTTTTCTCTCCTCTAATtgagaaatatattttaaacaatCCCCACTGTGTTACGGTAGAAATGCAG CCTGATCCAGAGAAAGCCTCTCGTGATGAAGcagctgaaaaagaaattttggcTAAAGTCAAATCAAGCATGGCAAAGGAAGATTTGGCTGAGCTAGCACGTGCTACTGAGGAGCTAAGGTTGAAGCAAGAAACTCCTGACCCTCCAGAAGCTTTGCGAAGTGTTCCAAGTCTATCTTTGCGTGACATTCCCAAAGAACCTATACGTGTTCCCACAGAG GTTGGAGATATCAATGGAGTAAAAGTTCTGCAGCATGACCTTTTCACAAATGACGTCCTTTATACAGAAGTTGTCTTCGATATGAGTTCGCTTAAGCAAGAGCTTCTTCCTTTGATACCACTTTTCTG TCAGTCATTGAAGGAGATGGGTACCAAAGACTTGAGTTTTGTGCAACTTGATCAGTTGATTGGAAGAAAGACTGGAGGAATTTCAGTTTATCCATTCACATCTTCCATACATGGCAAAGAGGATCCTTGCTGTTGCATGGTTGTTCGAGGCAAGGCCATGGCAGGGCAAGCTGAAGATCTTTTTAACCTG TTTAACTGTGTTCTTCAAGAAGTCCAGCTAACGGACCAGCAGCGATTCAAGCAGTTTGTTTCCCAAAGCAAAGCAAGAATGGAG AATCGATTAAGAGGCAGTGGGCATGGAATTGCAGCAGCAAGAATGGatgcaaaattaaatacagCTGGGTGGATTTCAGAACAAATGGGTGGTGTCAG CTACTTAGAATTCCTACAAGCTCTCGAAGAAAAGGTTGATCAAGACTGGGCTGGGATTTCATCATCTCTTGAGGAGATTCGCAGATCCTTTCTTTCAAGGGAAGGTTGCCTGATAAATATTACCGCTGATGggaaaaatctcaaaaattcAGAAAGATTTGTTGGCAAATTTCTTGATATGCTTCCTACCAACTCTCCTGTTGAAAGAGTTAAGTGGAAAGCTCATCTTCCTTCAGCAAATGAAGCTATTGTGATACCCACACAG GTAAATTATGTTGGAAAAGCGGCTAACATATTTGAGACTGGTTACAAACTCAACGGGAGTGCCTATGTTATATCAAAACACATTAGCAATGTATGGTTGTGGGACCGTGTCCGTGTCAGTGGTGGGGCTTATGGAGGTTTCTGCGACTTTGATTCTCATTCAG GAGTATTCTCATTTTTATCTTATCGGGACCCCAACTTGTTAAAAACACTCGACATATATGACGGAACCGTGGATTTCTTGCGGGAGTTGGAAATGGATGATGATACATTAACTAAAGCAATTATTGGGACCATTGGAGATGTAGATGCATACCAGCTGCCTGATGCCAAAGGTTATAGTAG TTTGCTACGCCATTTATTAGGAATCACAGAAGAAGAAAGACAAAGGAGGCGAGAAGAGATCTTATCTACAAG TTTGAAGGACTTCAAGGAATTTGCTGATGTATTGGAGGCCATAAAAGATAGAGGAGTTGCAGTTGCGGTGGCGTCTCCTGATGATGTTGATGCTGCAAACAAAGAGCGTGCCAATTTGTTTGAAGTGAAGAAAGCCCTCTAA
- the LOC102609686 gene encoding presequence protease 2, chloroplastic/mitochondrial isoform X3, which produces MERAALLRSLSCNSLASNRFYFRSFVPRAKFSSSSVAVARRNHHRLINNLTRRSLLRGDSRLHLSLSSYSLQFNKHFSSLSPRAVASPSTPSSPEVAEVSNEVAEKLGFEKVLEEFIGECKSKAVLFKHKKTGAEVMSVSNDDENKVFGIVFRTPPKDSTGIPHILEHSVLCGSRKYPLKEPFVELLKGSLNTFLNAFTYPDRTCYPVASTNTKDFYNLVDVYLDAVFFPKCVEDFQTFQQEGWHFELDNPSEDITYKGVVFNEMKGVYSQPDNILGRAAQQALFPDNAYGVDSGGDPKVIPKLTFEEFKEFHRKYYHPSNARIWFYGDDDPNERLRILSEYLNMFEASSAPNESIVEKQKLFSEPVRIIEKYPAGDAGDIKKKNMVCLNWLLSDKPLDLETELALGFLDHLMLGTPASPLRKILLESGLGDAIVGGGIEDELLQPQFSIGLKNVSEDDIQKVEELIMDTLKKLADEGFDSDAVEASMNTIEFSLRENNTGSFPRGLSLMLRSMGKWIYDMNPFEPLKYEKPLMALKARLAEEGPKAVFSPLIEKYILNNPHCVTVEMQPDPEKASRDEAAEKEILAKVKSSMAKEDLAELARATEELRLKQETPDPPEALRSVPSLSLRDIPKEPIRVPTEVGDINGVKVLQHDLFTNDVLYTEVVFDMSSLKQELLPLIPLFCQSLKEMGTKDLSFVQLDQLIGRKTGGISVYPFTSSIHGKEDPCCCMVVRGKAMAGQAEDLFNLFNCVLQEVQLTDQQRFKQFVSQSKARMENRLRGSGHGIAAARMDAKLNTAGWISEQMGGVSYLEFLQALEEKVDQDWAGISSSLEEIRRSFLSREGCLINITADGKNLKNSERFVGKFLDMLPTNSPVERVKWKAHLPSANEAIVIPTQVNYVGKAANIFETGYKLNGSAYVISKHISNVWLWDRVRVSGGAYGGFCDFDSHSGVFSFLSYRDPNLLKTLDIYDGTVDFLRELEMDDDTLTKAIIGTIGDVDAYQLPDAKGYSSLLRHLLGITEEERQRRREEILSTSLKDFKEFADVLEAIKDRGVAVAVASPDDVDAANKERANLFEVKKAL; this is translated from the exons CTCTCCTTATCCTCTTACTCTCTTCAATTCAACAAACActtctcctctctctctcctcgCGCCGTCGCCTCTCCTTCCACTCCCTCATCTCCAG AGGTAGCTGAAGTCAGCAATGAAGTGGCGGAGAAGCTTGGATTCGAGAAGGTTTTGGAAGAGTTCATTGGAGAGTGTAAATCAAAGGCTGTGCTTTTCAAGCACAAGAAAACCGGTGCTGAGGTCATGTCTGTATCCAACGATGATGAGAACAAGGTCTTCGGCATTGTCTTTCGAACTCCTCC GAAGGATTCAACTGGGATTCCACACATATTGGAACACAGTGTGTTGTGTGGTTCAAGAAAGTATCCTTTGAAAGAACCATTCGTTGAATTGTTGAAAGGAAGCTTGAATACTTTTCTGAATGCATTCACATATCCTGATAGAACATGTTACCCGGTTGCTTCTACGAATACAAAG gatttttataatttggtCGATGTCTACTTAGATGCTGTCTTTTTCCCAAAGTGTGTGGAGGACTTCCAGACTTTTCAACAGGAGGGTTGGCATTTTGAGCTGGATAATCCTTCAGAGGATATAACTTATAAAG GTGTTGTTTTCAATGAGATGAAAGGTGTCTATTCACAGCCTGATAATATATTAGGGCGGGCTGCTCAACAG GCTTTATTTCCCGACAATGCATATGGTGTAGATAGCGGAGGTGATCCAAAAGTTATTCCAAAGCTGACATTTGAGGAGTTTAAG GAATTTCACCGTAAATATTACCACCCCAGCAATGCCAGGATATGGTTCTATGGAGACGATGATCCAAATGAACGCTTACGCATCCTGAGTG AGTATTTGAATATGTTTGAAGCAAGTTCAGCCCCAAATGAATCAATAGTTGAAAAACAGAAACTATTTTCAGAACCAGTCAGGATAATTGAGAAATACCCTGCTGGTGATGCTGGTGATattaagaagaagaacatGGTATGCCTTAATTGGTTGCTCTCAGATAAGCCCTTAGACTTGGAAACGGAACTTGCCCTTGGGTTCTTGGATCATCTTATGCTGGGAACTCCTGCTTCTCCCTTGAGGAAAATTTTACTAGAAAGTGGTCTTGGAGATGCCATTGTTGGTGGTGGGATTGAAGATGAACTCCTTCAGCCTCAATTTAGTATCGGATTGAAGAATGTTTCTGAAGATGACATTCAAAAGGTAGAAGAATTAATCATGGATACACTAAAAAAACTAGCAGACGAAGGTTTTGATAGTGATGCTGTAGAGGCATCCATGAATACAATAGAGTTTTCTCTCAGGGAAAATAATACTGGGTCATTTCCTCGTGGCTTATCACTGATGCTTCGATCCATG GGTAAATGGATATATGATATGAATCCATTTGAGCCATTGAAGTATGAGAAACCCTTGATGGCCCTTAAAGCACGATTAGCTGAGGAGGGCCCCAAAGCTGTTTTCTCTCCTCTAATtgagaaatatattttaaacaatCCCCACTGTGTTACGGTAGAAATGCAG CCTGATCCAGAGAAAGCCTCTCGTGATGAAGcagctgaaaaagaaattttggcTAAAGTCAAATCAAGCATGGCAAAGGAAGATTTGGCTGAGCTAGCACGTGCTACTGAGGAGCTAAGGTTGAAGCAAGAAACTCCTGACCCTCCAGAAGCTTTGCGAAGTGTTCCAAGTCTATCTTTGCGTGACATTCCCAAAGAACCTATACGTGTTCCCACAGAG GTTGGAGATATCAATGGAGTAAAAGTTCTGCAGCATGACCTTTTCACAAATGACGTCCTTTATACAGAAGTTGTCTTCGATATGAGTTCGCTTAAGCAAGAGCTTCTTCCTTTGATACCACTTTTCTG TCAGTCATTGAAGGAGATGGGTACCAAAGACTTGAGTTTTGTGCAACTTGATCAGTTGATTGGAAGAAAGACTGGAGGAATTTCAGTTTATCCATTCACATCTTCCATACATGGCAAAGAGGATCCTTGCTGTTGCATGGTTGTTCGAGGCAAGGCCATGGCAGGGCAAGCTGAAGATCTTTTTAACCTG TTTAACTGTGTTCTTCAAGAAGTCCAGCTAACGGACCAGCAGCGATTCAAGCAGTTTGTTTCCCAAAGCAAAGCAAGAATGGAG AATCGATTAAGAGGCAGTGGGCATGGAATTGCAGCAGCAAGAATGGatgcaaaattaaatacagCTGGGTGGATTTCAGAACAAATGGGTGGTGTCAG CTACTTAGAATTCCTACAAGCTCTCGAAGAAAAGGTTGATCAAGACTGGGCTGGGATTTCATCATCTCTTGAGGAGATTCGCAGATCCTTTCTTTCAAGGGAAGGTTGCCTGATAAATATTACCGCTGATGggaaaaatctcaaaaattcAGAAAGATTTGTTGGCAAATTTCTTGATATGCTTCCTACCAACTCTCCTGTTGAAAGAGTTAAGTGGAAAGCTCATCTTCCTTCAGCAAATGAAGCTATTGTGATACCCACACAG GTAAATTATGTTGGAAAAGCGGCTAACATATTTGAGACTGGTTACAAACTCAACGGGAGTGCCTATGTTATATCAAAACACATTAGCAATGTATGGTTGTGGGACCGTGTCCGTGTCAGTGGTGGGGCTTATGGAGGTTTCTGCGACTTTGATTCTCATTCAG GAGTATTCTCATTTTTATCTTATCGGGACCCCAACTTGTTAAAAACACTCGACATATATGACGGAACCGTGGATTTCTTGCGGGAGTTGGAAATGGATGATGATACATTAACTAAAGCAATTATTGGGACCATTGGAGATGTAGATGCATACCAGCTGCCTGATGCCAAAGGTTATAGTAG TTTGCTACGCCATTTATTAGGAATCACAGAAGAAGAAAGACAAAGGAGGCGAGAAGAGATCTTATCTACAAG TTTGAAGGACTTCAAGGAATTTGCTGATGTATTGGAGGCCATAAAAGATAGAGGAGTTGCAGTTGCGGTGGCGTCTCCTGATGATGTTGATGCTGCAAACAAAGAGCGTGCCAATTTGTTTGAAGTGAAGAAAGCCCTCTAA
- the LOC102609686 gene encoding presequence protease 2, chloroplastic/mitochondrial isoform X1: MERAALLRSLSCTSLASNRFYFRSFVPRAKFSSSSVAVARRNHHRLINNLTRRSLLRGASRLHLSLSSYSLQFNKHFSSLSPRAVASPSTPSSPEVAEVSNEVAEKLGFEKVLEEFIGECKSKAVLFKHKKTGAEVMSVSNDDENKVFGIVFRTPPKDSTGIPHILEHSVLCGSRKYPLKEPFVELLKGSLNTFLNAFTYPDRTCYPVASTNTKDFYNLVDVYLDAVFFPKCVEDFQTFQQEGWHFELDNPSEDITYKGVVFNEMKGVYSQPDNILGRAAQQALFPDNAYGVDSGGDPKVIPKLTFEEFKEFHRKYYHPSNARIWFYGDDDPNERLRILSEYLNMFEASSAPNESIVEKQKLFSEPVRIIEKYPAGDAGDIKKKNMVCLNWLLSDKPLDLETELALGFLDHLMLGTPASPLRKILLESGLGDAIVGGGIEDELLQPQFSIGLKNVSEDDIQKVEELIMDTLKKLADEGFDSDAVEASMNTIEFSLRENNTGSFPRGLSLMLRSMGKWIYDMNPFEPLKYEKPLMALKARLAEEGPKAVFSPLIEKYILNNPHCVTVEMQPDPEKASRDEAAEKEILAKVKSSMAKEDLAELARATEELRLKQETPDPPEALRSVPSLSLRDIPKEPIRVPTEVGDINGVKVLQHDLFTNDVLYTEVVFDMSSLKQELLPLIPLFCQSLKEMGTKDLSFVQLDQLIGRKTGGISVYPFTSSIHGKEDPCCCMVVRGKAMAGQAEDLFNLFNCVLQEVQLTDQQRFKQFVSQSKARMENRLRGSGHGIAAARMDAKLNTAGWISEQMGGVSYLEFLQALEEKVDQDWAGISSSLEEIRRSFLSREGCLINITADGKNLKNSERFVGKFLDMLPTNSPVERVKWKAHLPSANEAIVIPTQVNYVGKAANIFETGYKLNGSAYVISKHISNVWLWDRVRVSGGAYGGFCDFDSHSGVFSFLSYRDPNLLKTLDIYDGTVDFLRELEMDDDTLTKAIIGTIGDVDAYQLPDAKGYSSLLRHLLGITEEERQRRREEILSTSLKDFKEFADVLEAIKDRGVAVAVASPDDVDAANKERANLFEVKKAL, encoded by the exons ATGGAGCGAGCCGCGTTGCTTCGTTCTCTCTCTTGTACTTCCCTCGCTTCCAACAGATTCTACTTTCGCTCTTTCGTACCTCGCGccaaattttcatcatcatcagttgCTGTTGCGAGGAGGAATCACCACCGTCTGATCAACAACCTCACCAGGCGCTCCCTCCTCCGCGGCGCCAGCAGATTACACCTCTCCTTATCCTCTTACTCTCTTCAATTCAACAAACActtctcctctctctctcctcgCGCCGTCGCCTCTCCTTCCACTCCCTCATCTCCAG AGGTAGCTGAAGTCAGCAATGAAGTGGCGGAGAAGCTTGGATTCGAGAAGGTTTTGGAAGAGTTCATTGGAGAGTGTAAATCAAAGGCTGTGCTTTTCAAGCACAAGAAAACCGGTGCTGAGGTCATGTCTGTATCCAACGATGATGAGAACAAGGTCTTCGGCATTGTCTTTCGAACTCCTCC GAAGGATTCAACTGGGATTCCACACATATTGGAACACAGTGTGTTGTGTGGTTCAAGAAAGTATCCTTTGAAAGAACCATTCGTTGAATTGTTGAAAGGAAGCTTGAATACTTTTCTGAATGCATTCACATATCCTGATAGAACATGTTACCCGGTTGCTTCTACGAATACAAAG gatttttataatttggtCGATGTCTACTTAGATGCTGTCTTTTTCCCAAAGTGTGTGGAGGACTTCCAGACTTTTCAACAGGAGGGTTGGCATTTTGAGCTGGATAATCCTTCAGAGGATATAACTTATAAAG GTGTTGTTTTCAATGAGATGAAAGGTGTCTATTCACAGCCTGATAATATATTAGGGCGGGCTGCTCAACAG GCTTTATTTCCCGACAATGCATATGGTGTAGATAGCGGAGGTGATCCAAAAGTTATTCCAAAGCTGACATTTGAGGAGTTTAAG GAATTTCACCGTAAATATTACCACCCCAGCAATGCCAGGATATGGTTCTATGGAGACGATGATCCAAATGAACGCTTACGCATCCTGAGTG AGTATTTGAATATGTTTGAAGCAAGTTCAGCCCCAAATGAATCAATAGTTGAAAAACAGAAACTATTTTCAGAACCAGTCAGGATAATTGAGAAATACCCTGCTGGTGATGCTGGTGATattaagaagaagaacatGGTATGCCTTAATTGGTTGCTCTCAGATAAGCCCTTAGACTTGGAAACGGAACTTGCCCTTGGGTTCTTGGATCATCTTATGCTGGGAACTCCTGCTTCTCCCTTGAGGAAAATTTTACTAGAAAGTGGTCTTGGAGATGCCATTGTTGGTGGTGGGATTGAAGATGAACTCCTTCAGCCTCAATTTAGTATCGGATTGAAGAATGTTTCTGAAGATGACATTCAAAAGGTAGAAGAATTAATCATGGATACACTAAAAAAACTAGCAGACGAAGGTTTTGATAGTGATGCTGTAGAGGCATCCATGAATACAATAGAGTTTTCTCTCAGGGAAAATAATACTGGGTCATTTCCTCGTGGCTTATCACTGATGCTTCGATCCATG GGTAAATGGATATATGATATGAATCCATTTGAGCCATTGAAGTATGAGAAACCCTTGATGGCCCTTAAAGCACGATTAGCTGAGGAGGGCCCCAAAGCTGTTTTCTCTCCTCTAATtgagaaatatattttaaacaatCCCCACTGTGTTACGGTAGAAATGCAG CCTGATCCAGAGAAAGCCTCTCGTGATGAAGcagctgaaaaagaaattttggcTAAAGTCAAATCAAGCATGGCAAAGGAAGATTTGGCTGAGCTAGCACGTGCTACTGAGGAGCTAAGGTTGAAGCAAGAAACTCCTGACCCTCCAGAAGCTTTGCGAAGTGTTCCAAGTCTATCTTTGCGTGACATTCCCAAAGAACCTATACGTGTTCCCACAGAG GTTGGAGATATCAATGGAGTAAAAGTTCTGCAGCATGACCTTTTCACAAATGACGTCCTTTATACAGAAGTTGTCTTCGATATGAGTTCGCTTAAGCAAGAGCTTCTTCCTTTGATACCACTTTTCTG TCAGTCATTGAAGGAGATGGGTACCAAAGACTTGAGTTTTGTGCAACTTGATCAGTTGATTGGAAGAAAGACTGGAGGAATTTCAGTTTATCCATTCACATCTTCCATACATGGCAAAGAGGATCCTTGCTGTTGCATGGTTGTTCGAGGCAAGGCCATGGCAGGGCAAGCTGAAGATCTTTTTAACCTG TTTAACTGTGTTCTTCAAGAAGTCCAGCTAACGGACCAGCAGCGATTCAAGCAGTTTGTTTCCCAAAGCAAAGCAAGAATGGAG AATCGATTAAGAGGCAGTGGGCATGGAATTGCAGCAGCAAGAATGGatgcaaaattaaatacagCTGGGTGGATTTCAGAACAAATGGGTGGTGTCAG CTACTTAGAATTCCTACAAGCTCTCGAAGAAAAGGTTGATCAAGACTGGGCTGGGATTTCATCATCTCTTGAGGAGATTCGCAGATCCTTTCTTTCAAGGGAAGGTTGCCTGATAAATATTACCGCTGATGggaaaaatctcaaaaattcAGAAAGATTTGTTGGCAAATTTCTTGATATGCTTCCTACCAACTCTCCTGTTGAAAGAGTTAAGTGGAAAGCTCATCTTCCTTCAGCAAATGAAGCTATTGTGATACCCACACAG GTAAATTATGTTGGAAAAGCGGCTAACATATTTGAGACTGGTTACAAACTCAACGGGAGTGCCTATGTTATATCAAAACACATTAGCAATGTATGGTTGTGGGACCGTGTCCGTGTCAGTGGTGGGGCTTATGGAGGTTTCTGCGACTTTGATTCTCATTCAG GAGTATTCTCATTTTTATCTTATCGGGACCCCAACTTGTTAAAAACACTCGACATATATGACGGAACCGTGGATTTCTTGCGGGAGTTGGAAATGGATGATGATACATTAACTAAAGCAATTATTGGGACCATTGGAGATGTAGATGCATACCAGCTGCCTGATGCCAAAGGTTATAGTAG TTTGCTACGCCATTTATTAGGAATCACAGAAGAAGAAAGACAAAGGAGGCGAGAAGAGATCTTATCTACAAG TTTGAAGGACTTCAAGGAATTTGCTGATGTATTGGAGGCCATAAAAGATAGAGGAGTTGCAGTTGCGGTGGCGTCTCCTGATGATGTTGATGCTGCAAACAAAGAGCGTGCCAATTTGTTTGAAGTGAAGAAAGCCCTCTAA